From the Nitrospirota bacterium genome, one window contains:
- a CDS encoding endonuclease Q family protein, with translation MRFVADLHIHSKHSRATSREMSPERLWKWAQLKGITVIGTGDFTHPKWLDELQEKLEPAENGLFRLKEEFRTDDVPDSCRADVLFLLSAEISCIYGKGGRTRKIHSIIFVPDFSAAARINTALSKIGNLNADGRPILGLDARKLLKIVMDASADAMLVPAHAWTPHFSVFGAMSGFDSLEECFEELTPHIHAIETGLSSDPRMNRRLSQLDGITLISNSDAHSPAKIGREANIFDTDVSYKSIMEAIRTKKGFSGTIEFFPEEGKYHYDGHRVCRVSLSPKETIKYNYLCPVCGKRVTVGVMHRVEKLADREDGFGLSGSPGFHSIIPLPEIISETVKVGVNSKRVNKEYFSILESLGNEFRILMETSLEDIGMAGSPLLREAISRVRSGDVYIAPGFDGEFGKIRIFEKVEREEIKGQNMLF, from the coding sequence ATGCGTTTTGTTGCAGACCTGCATATTCATTCAAAACATTCGAGGGCAACCAGCAGGGAGATGTCCCCTGAGAGGCTCTGGAAGTGGGCGCAATTAAAGGGTATCACCGTTATCGGCACAGGTGATTTTACGCATCCAAAATGGCTTGACGAGCTGCAGGAGAAGCTTGAACCGGCAGAAAACGGCCTCTTCAGGCTTAAAGAGGAGTTCAGGACAGATGACGTTCCTGACTCCTGCAGGGCAGACGTCCTGTTTCTCCTCTCTGCCGAGATAAGCTGCATTTACGGTAAAGGCGGCAGGACACGGAAGATACATTCCATTATATTTGTCCCTGACTTTAGTGCTGCAGCAAGAATAAACACCGCCCTGTCAAAGATAGGAAACCTTAATGCCGATGGAAGACCGATACTCGGGCTGGATGCAAGAAAACTCCTGAAGATCGTAATGGATGCATCCGCTGATGCCATGCTCGTCCCTGCCCATGCATGGACCCCCCACTTCTCAGTCTTCGGCGCAATGTCCGGCTTTGACTCTCTCGAAGAATGCTTTGAGGAGTTGACCCCGCATATTCATGCCATAGAGACCGGGCTTTCCTCAGACCCCCGGATGAACCGGCGGCTTTCACAGCTTGACGGTATAACCCTCATATCCAATTCCGATGCCCATTCACCCGCGAAAATCGGTCGTGAGGCCAATATCTTCGACACAGACGTCTCCTACAAATCCATAATGGAAGCCATCAGAACAAAAAAGGGGTTTTCAGGAACCATAGAGTTCTTTCCTGAAGAGGGGAAATATCATTATGACGGTCACAGGGTTTGCCGTGTGAGTCTCTCCCCGAAGGAGACAATAAAGTATAACTACCTCTGCCCTGTATGCGGTAAAAGGGTGACGGTAGGGGTAATGCACAGGGTTGAAAAACTTGCAGACAGGGAAGACGGTTTTGGCCTGTCAGGCTCACCGGGCTTCCACTCCATCATCCCCCTGCCGGAGATTATATCCGAGACCGTAAAGGTCGGTGTTAACAGCAAGAGGGTGAATAAGGAATATTTCAGCATCCTGGAGAGCCTCGGCAATGAATTCAGGATCCTTATGGAGACATCTCTTGAGGATATCGGAATGGCTGGCTCACCCCTTCTTCGGGAGGCAATCTCGAGAGTACGCTCGGGAGATGTTTATATTGCTCCCGGATTTGATGGCGAGTTCGGGAAAATAAGGATTTTTGAGAAGGTCGAGAGGGAAGAGATTAAGGGACAGAACATGCTTTTTTGA
- a CDS encoding YajD family HNH nuclease: MQSKRNKTYKKQRPEKIKSNKSAADIVRELKEKSSPATSYRERSLKIHGLICAKCAREFDYKDRHLLTVHHRDGNPRNNPPNGSNWENLCVYCHEDEHSRGLLGDYFSDKR, encoded by the coding sequence ATGCAAAGCAAAAGAAATAAAACATACAAAAAACAAAGGCCTGAAAAGATAAAGAGCAACAAGTCTGCTGCTGATATTGTCAGGGAATTAAAGGAGAAGAGCTCCCCTGCCACCAGTTACAGGGAACGTTCACTGAAGATTCACGGGCTTATCTGCGCCAAATGTGCAAGAGAGTTTGATTATAAAGACAGGCATCTCCTGACCGTCCACCATAGGGACGGAAATCCCAGGAATAATCCACCGAATGGTTCCAACTGGGAAAATCTCTGTGTTTACTGCCATGAGGACGAACACTCCAGGGGACTGCTTGGTGATTATTTCAGTGATAAAAGATAG
- a CDS encoding TraR/DksA C4-type zinc finger protein, which produces MNKSSIDIASFREKLLKIRNELQEIERMGNEGAQTVELDQTRVGRLSRMDALQAQAMSIESRRRRSIKLQRIEAALKRIDKDEFGYCLQCGEEIALKRLEFDPTSFLCIYCANKATK; this is translated from the coding sequence GTGAATAAATCCAGCATTGATATAGCCTCATTCAGGGAGAAATTACTCAAAATCCGCAATGAACTGCAGGAGATAGAACGAATGGGCAATGAGGGGGCCCAGACAGTAGAACTCGATCAAACCAGGGTTGGCCGTCTATCAAGAATGGACGCTTTACAGGCACAAGCTATGTCCATTGAATCCAGGCGCCGGAGGAGTATTAAACTGCAACGGATAGAGGCTGCTTTAAAAAGAATTGATAAAGACGAGTTCGGCTATTGCCTTCAATGCGGGGAAGAAATTGCCCTTAAACGCCTTGAATTCGATCCAACATCTTTTTTGTGTATTTATTGTGCAAATAAGGCAACGAAATAA
- the arfB gene encoding alternative ribosome rescue aminoacyl-tRNA hydrolase ArfB yields the protein MIHITEGISIDESEIHLKFIRASGPGGQKVNKTATAVQLRFDVKNSSLPVDVRERLIRLAGRRITADGTLVIDARRFRLQEQNRQDAIDRLVELIRKAAERPKVRRKTRPTLQSKKRRLEAKQRRSKNKLLRRAVRRFEE from the coding sequence ATGATTCATATCACTGAAGGCATCTCGATTGACGAGAGCGAAATTCATCTGAAGTTCATCCGTGCTTCAGGGCCGGGTGGGCAAAAAGTTAACAAGACCGCTACGGCCGTTCAACTTCGGTTTGATGTTAAAAACTCTTCCTTGCCCGTTGATGTTCGGGAGCGTCTTATCCGTCTTGCCGGAAGGAGGATTACCGCAGACGGCACCCTGGTCATTGATGCCCGGCGGTTCCGTTTACAGGAGCAGAACCGCCAGGACGCAATCGACAGGCTGGTTGAATTGATCCGCAAGGCAGCAGAGAGGCCAAAAGTCCGTCGCAAGACAAGGCCGACGCTTCAATCAAAAAAACGCCGTCTGGAGGCCAAACAGCGCCGCAGCAAGAACAAACTCCTGAGAAGGGCAGTTAGACGTTTTGAAGAATAG
- a CDS encoding type II toxin-antitoxin system RelE/ParE family toxin, protein MPTEKRGMDNFEIILSLRAVKDLDGFSDRICTQITNGMNVLKENPFPKGKLIRKIKGTNADFYRLRIDKYRVFYMIDGNEIVVLRVLSKKDVAKFIKKLS, encoded by the coding sequence TTGCCAACAGAAAAAAGAGGCATGGATAATTTCGAAATTATCCTTTCTCTCAGGGCTGTAAAAGACCTTGATGGTTTCAGCGACCGCATTTGTACACAAATTACAAATGGCATGAACGTTCTTAAGGAAAACCCTTTTCCGAAGGGCAAATTAATCAGGAAGATTAAGGGAACAAATGCAGATTTTTACAGGTTGAGAATTGATAAGTACAGGGTATTTTATATGATTGACGGTAACGAGATTGTTGTTTTAAGAGTTCTAAGCAAGAAAGACGTTGCGAAATTTATCAAGAAGCTGAGCTAA
- a CDS encoding type II toxin-antitoxin system Phd/YefM family antitoxin, translated as MKFANVRELKNKTSEILRTAEKEAVIITSKGKPRAIITAISEEDFDDYLLEQSPELLDVLEEARQEYKRKDGIKLKDYLANRKKRHG; from the coding sequence ATGAAGTTTGCAAATGTAAGGGAACTTAAGAATAAGACGTCCGAGATACTCAGAACAGCTGAGAAGGAGGCAGTGATTATTACATCAAAGGGTAAGCCAAGGGCAATAATAACAGCAATTTCGGAGGAGGATTTCGATGATTATTTGCTCGAACAAAGCCCGGAACTTCTTGATGTCCTTGAGGAGGCACGGCAAGAGTATAAACGTAAAGATGGTATAAAACTAAAAGACTACCTTGCCAACAGAAAAAAGAGGCATGGATAA